The window CGCCCCGGCGGAAGGTCCGCGGACGGCAGCCGCAGCACGTCCCGGAGCACGATCAGGCCGTAGAGGCACCAGACGCCCCCCGCGGCGAACGCGCCGCCGCGCAGCCCCCAGACCGCCGCCGCGACCATCACCGGCAGCGCGAAGAGGAACGAGAGGGGCGAGAGGGCCCCGCCGCTCGCCACGACGAAGCCGGCGATGAGCAGCGCGTCCCCGGCGATGTTGACGGCGGGAAGCCACGGGCGGTCGCCGAAGAAGCGGTCGAGGGCGGCGTAGACCGCGACCGCCGCGTAGACCGCCGCGGCGAGGAAGTAGAGCCGCCGCAGCGGCCGCTCCGGCATGAAGAGGAGCTCGATCATGAACGCCGCCACGAGCAGCGTCGTGACGGCGACGATCCGGCCCCAGTTCAGGTACCGCAGGCGGCGAAGGACGCTCATCGGAGGCGCGGCGGGAGGGCGGGCCGCGCGGCCCGCCCCCCGCCGAGGAGACTCAGCCGATCTTGCTGATCAGCGAGAACATCGGCATGTACATCGCGATGACGATGCCGCCGATGACGACGCCGAGGAAGAGGATGATCAGCGGCTCGAGGAGCGAGAGCAGGTTCTGCGTCGCCTCGTCCACTTCGTCCTCGTAGAAGTCGGCGATCTTGGAGAGCATCGTGTCCATCGCGCCCGTCTGCTCGCCGACCTGGACCATCTGCACGACCATCGACGGGAAGACGCCCGACTTGGCCAGCGGCTCGCTGATCGTCTTTCCCTGCTCGACCTCCTTGCGGACGTTCTGGATCGCCTCCTGCACGACGGCGTTGCCGGCGGTGCGGGCGGTGATGTCGAGCCCGTCGAGGATCGGCACGCCCGAGCTGGTCAGCGTGCCCAGCGTGCGGCAGAAGCGCGCGACGGCGATCTTGCGCAGCAGCGTCCCGATGACCGGGAACTTGAGCATGAAGGCGTCGAGCGTCCGCCGCCCCTGCGGCGTCTGGTAGTACTGCCGCACGAGCACGACCGCGGCGACGATCACGCCGAGCACCAGCCACCACCAGCTGCGGAGGAAGTTGGACAGGTTCACGACGATCTGCGTCGGCAGCGGCAGCTGGGCGCCGAGGCCGGCGAACAGGTCGGCGAAGACCGGGATGACGAACGTCAGGATGACCCAGACGACGACGCAGGCGATGACGATGACCGAGACCGGGTAGACCAACGCGCCGCGGACCGCCGCCTTGAGCTTCACCGCCTTCTCGATGTAGGTCGAGAGGCGCTGCAGGATCGTGTCGAGGATGCCGCCGGCCTCGCCGGCGGCGACCATGTTGGCGTAGAGGTCGTCGAAGACCTTCGGGTGCTTGCGCATCGCGTCGGCGAGCGTGGACCCCGACTCGACGTCCTGGCGCACGTCGGTGAGGACGGCCGCGAAGACCTTGTTCGACTGCTGGCCGGCGAGGATCTCGAGGCACTGCACCAGCGGCAGGCCGGCGTCGATCATCACCGAGAACTGACGCGTGAAGACGGCGATGTCCTTGCTGCCGACCGACCCGCGCAGCTTCGGCAGCGCCAGTTCCTTGCCCCGCTCGGCGACGGTCGCCTGCGTCACGCCTTGGCGGCGCAGGGCGGCGATCGCC of the bacterium genome contains:
- a CDS encoding type II secretion system F family protein — protein: MPTYAWKGKTRTGEMREGTMQASSRAEAIAALRRQGVTQATVAERGKELALPKLRGSVGSKDIAVFTRQFSVMIDAGLPLVQCLEILAGQQSNKVFAAVLTDVRQDVESGSTLADAMRKHPKVFDDLYANMVAAGEAGGILDTILQRLSTYIEKAVKLKAAVRGALVYPVSVIVIACVVVWVILTFVIPVFADLFAGLGAQLPLPTQIVVNLSNFLRSWWWLVLGVIVAAVVLVRQYYQTPQGRRTLDAFMLKFPVIGTLLRKIAVARFCRTLGTLTSSGVPILDGLDITARTAGNAVVQEAIQNVRKEVEQGKTISEPLAKSGVFPSMVVQMVQVGEQTGAMDTMLSKIADFYEDEVDEATQNLLSLLEPLIILFLGVVIGGIVIAMYMPMFSLISKIG